A genomic stretch from Streptomyces venezuelae ATCC 10712 includes:
- a CDS encoding ABC transporter permease has protein sequence MLVHSRTGKWTAWVTCAVLFLPLFALPLLVIVAASFATHWSGAFPSGPTTAHYAAAVRGESLQALTTSLVTAVSASLVALTVGTWAALAAAALGRKGKRVLDALFMLPVAVPSVVVGLAVLVAFSQPPVLLNGTRWIVILAHTVLVTAFAHQSVSAAIQRLDPMYEQAAASLGARPSYVLFRVKLPLLLPSLNAAAGLCFALSMGELSATMMLYPPDWTPLPVLVFTATDRGSLFTGSALAVVLMAATLLALLAVSRIRTKASFR, from the coding sequence GTGTTGGTGCATAGCCGTACGGGGAAGTGGACGGCCTGGGTCACGTGCGCCGTGCTGTTCCTCCCGCTCTTCGCCCTTCCGCTGCTCGTGATCGTCGCCGCCTCGTTCGCCACGCACTGGTCCGGCGCGTTCCCCTCCGGGCCGACCACCGCGCACTACGCGGCGGCCGTGCGCGGGGAGTCCCTCCAGGCGCTCACCACCAGCCTGGTCACGGCCGTCTCGGCGAGCCTGGTCGCGCTGACCGTCGGCACCTGGGCGGCGCTGGCCGCGGCCGCGCTCGGCAGGAAGGGCAAGCGGGTCCTGGACGCGCTGTTCATGCTGCCGGTCGCCGTGCCGTCCGTGGTCGTCGGCCTCGCCGTCCTCGTCGCGTTCTCGCAGCCGCCGGTCCTCCTCAACGGCACCCGCTGGATCGTGATCCTGGCGCACACCGTGCTCGTCACGGCCTTCGCGCACCAGTCGGTCTCGGCCGCGATCCAGCGGCTCGACCCGATGTACGAGCAGGCGGCGGCGAGTCTCGGCGCCCGCCCCTCGTACGTCCTGTTCCGGGTGAAGCTGCCGTTGCTGCTGCCGTCCCTGAACGCGGCCGCCGGGCTCTGCTTCGCCCTGTCCATGGGCGAGCTGAGCGCCACGATGATGCTCTACCCGCCGGACTGGACGCCCCTCCCGGTTCTCGTCTTCACCGCCACCGACCGCGGCTCCCTGTTCACCGGCTCGGCGCTCGCCGTGGTCCT
- a CDS encoding 2-aminoethylphosphonate ABC transporter permease subunit produces the protein MASAVSTAAPAATAVRPRRSTPVWVWALPPVAVLAVVFLYPLALVVQESLAPGAYGDVLASASFREALVTTVWLAVASTAGCLVLGFVLAVVIAFVPFPGGKAVSKFIDVFLSFPSFLITLALLFVYGTVGMANGVWTDVTGDPSGPFRFLTTPWGVLLAEITYFTPFVMRPLLAAFSQMETAQLEVASSLGARPLRIVRQVILPEALPALAAGGSLVLVMCLNEFGIVLFTGAKGVTTLPMLVYGKAILESDYAAACVVAVVNVALSVGLYVLYRGVSRRVGA, from the coding sequence ATGGCTAGTGCCGTGAGCACCGCCGCCCCGGCGGCGACGGCGGTGCGGCCCCGCCGCTCCACCCCCGTCTGGGTCTGGGCCCTGCCGCCGGTCGCCGTGCTCGCCGTCGTCTTCCTCTACCCGCTCGCGCTCGTCGTCCAGGAGTCCCTGGCCCCCGGCGCGTACGGGGACGTCCTCGCCTCCGCGTCGTTCCGGGAGGCGCTCGTCACCACGGTGTGGCTCGCCGTCGCCTCCACCGCCGGCTGCCTCGTCCTCGGCTTCGTGCTCGCCGTCGTGATCGCGTTCGTGCCGTTCCCCGGCGGGAAGGCGGTGTCGAAGTTCATCGACGTCTTCCTCTCCTTCCCGTCCTTCCTGATCACGCTGGCCCTGCTGTTCGTCTACGGCACGGTCGGCATGGCCAACGGCGTCTGGACGGACGTCACCGGGGACCCCTCGGGCCCCTTCCGGTTCCTGACCACCCCGTGGGGCGTCCTGCTCGCCGAGATCACGTACTTCACCCCGTTCGTGATGCGGCCGCTGCTCGCCGCCTTCTCGCAGATGGAGACGGCGCAGCTGGAGGTGGCCTCCTCGCTCGGCGCGCGGCCGCTGCGGATCGTCCGGCAGGTGATCCTGCCCGAGGCGCTGCCCGCGCTCGCCGCCGGCGGCAGCCTCGTCCTGGTCATGTGCCTCAACGAGTTCGGGATCGTGCTCTTCACCGGGGCCAAGGGCGTCACGACCCTCCCGATGCTCGTCTACGGCAAGGCGATCCTGGAATCCGACTACGCCGCCGCCTGTGTGGTCGCCGTCGTCAACGTCGCGCTCTCCGTGGGCCTCTACGTCCTGTACCGGGGGGTGAGCCGCCGTGTTGGTGCATAG